The following proteins are co-located in the Syngnathus scovelli strain Florida chromosome 21, RoL_Ssco_1.2, whole genome shotgun sequence genome:
- the LOC137839803 gene encoding uncharacterized protein isoform X1 — MPRKSKKAQALKVSWQKRKNNTDSGSAGKPTAAKELMAIEPENSMEVMMSTSHDPVTCVLASYSQDHPKYTDSRNSQCAANSVTFLAFLQETDNVTSAHLDLVLDRGNELYVATVAMLKAEGRYEHHHLATDEIPSIVRGFHKQHVLIKYQSMYGLFNSSIADVAFMMLRDGLQCLVSEVNCALLVMNSLFIAVFQNQGRYGYFDPHARERDGLPLPAGAPHGTAVMMLFTRLNDLIDKLIQVFTLAGAAPTTQYELMPVSFQPIDNPSDREMATDGESSLMRTHNDDAMLSQSAAEMTQRVVTGESRPCASKHYESIEEAHDNSKVECTQQKQTRDVLKIAKSKRKTFERRTQAHKIIDKAMARVTKQETRRINTNLKKKESYSQTPEIRQRKKSYIVTRYQQDPNFRVKQKSFAVDRYCKHDTIKMKQRSYSKQKYSHDDEYRAKKCYSIKQKYSYNVEYRTRKCSYINQRYGHDDQFRNKQRSYIKQRYGHDDQFRNKQRSYIKQRYSHDDQFRNKQRSYIKQKYGHDDQFRNKQRSYIKQRYSHDDTFRNKQRSYIKQRYGHDDEFRRKQRSYIKERYALDPVFRSKQKENTSLVWKAKHDSSMKANANRTALKLLQKYRVINRLCKERNDCAIMKAVALFQVQVKNGPTFVCTVCHRALFPNQVRQLIQYKKNKDVVASCLTRRFVHDCDRECNTCCKVPDERKMEWICHTCHAHLKDGKMPALAGQQRAIRGNVVCVPSEVEETVNVLPRLRSRSQVLRVKLKRRLCYKGHQIFQTVTWSKLMSALIKLKQIHPQYRNITIRDDADLCDPTLADDESSSDGDEMNESDYNEEDLEAIHTFERDALCELNSDSQNDPCGNVQNQQSADNVEEGDAPNGGVILESCLQPNDVSEEIMSFTQGIYCVAPAERNNPVSFFRTPKLEAMAFPVQFPTGKNTLDEGRQVKLTPSKYFKTRLCCVDERFARDTNYLFFAQFVTEIYQATSSMRIQLRKGKPFTRDGRRINNAMLQDKREVEKLVRSKDAVRFMTPLRGTPAYWERTTKDLFAMIRQLGTPTFFCTFSAAEMRWEEVITAIKAQQGEVVNFAELDWATKCEILRSNPVTTMRMFDKRVEALFRDLILSPAQPIGEVVDYFYRLEFQHRGSPHIHCLIWVKGAPVFEEASEGAICEFVSRYISAQLPDPEKEPELYKKVTEVQMHSKSHSKTCVKHQGANCRFGFPKQPCETTMIITPVACENQDQQKEKQVVANDKLVRVQRLLNEPETSSLTLPQLLAKCKLTDAEYMECLYMTASKSSVVLKRDPKDCWVNNYNRHLLLAWDGNLDIQYILNAYSCIAYICSYISKAEHGLSQYLKSVIENSRNDNVNESDEMKQIMQAYSKKREVSAQECVARACGLHMKQSSRSMIFVQTSDNALKMSYPLSLLEGKTQESHEVWMTGLPDKYKCRPQTKDFEVMCLADFASTCRIVYGKQVKGKNVLRLLNDMGFVQKRKEKPAVIKYCKFSEQKNPEEYYCSLLKLYLPHRANCQLKSERCPSYQLFHDHACVQLPYSDSVERVCEIVKRNRERYEKHSKDIDDAIQEVEESGLVINEWCHLAPESELQRLECIEEINARDEPNDNAEENVPDYNVRSETTEISIVTEAAAIDPTVLRDMYRNLNQKQAAVFYKVRDWCIKRVCNSKPIEQFFYYINGGAGTGKSHLIKCIHAEATKILNRLPRLAEEADISKQTVVLAAFTGTAAFNISGTTLHCLLKLPRCLKPPYHGLGNKLDEVRAELSIAEILIIDEISMVSKDLFAYVNARLKQIKGINLPFGGMSVVAVGDFFQLPPVRQSKPLCVYDPTRLDHWRDNFKKITLTTVMRQKDDVAFAELLNRLRVKEKSDELSELDRALLATRYTSPEMCPSHILHVFATNKQVDGHNSAMLTLLHKDIVQIDADDYKKDKRTGRMARQTFPVQGAKSELPDSIKVALGARVMLTRNIDVQAGLCNGTFAKIVELVNYPNEARVQKLGLELDHVSNTARAANRVYIDRQEEKLKKAGVMRRQFPIKLAFACTIHKVQGMTTSEAAVSLKGVFEHGMGYVALSRVTSLSGLHILHMDERRLHANPEITAALAEMAEDSLESVMPLLNVMPSVDRANHLVVIHHNTEGLSCHVQDIRCHHELHFADVLCFTETHFQGSVADGRACLEGFTMFHRNRRDSYTNCPDLATKLGGGVGICVKSHIAAQEKKYIQGVTDIEFVVVKLEAPLNVLIAAVYRPPGNSLRTFLPSLGNLLRYLEVMDHHQILVCGDFNEDMLSASFKPILDLFRSTGYTQLITTATTDKNTLLDLIFVSRPQCALHSGVLQTYYSYHNPVFCVLTTER; from the exons ATGCCACGCAAAAGCAAGaaggcgcaagctctcaaagtaAGCTGGCAAAAGCGTAAAAACAACACAGACTCTGGAAGTGCAGGTAAACCAACAGCCGCCAAAGAATTGATGGCCATTGAACCTGAAAACTCTATGGAGGTAATGATGTCTACATCTCATGATCCTGTAACATGTGTTTTGGCATCCTACAGTCAAGATCATCCAAAGTATACTGATTCCAGAAACAGTCAGTGTGCTGCAAACTCTGTTACATTTCTAGCTTTCCTGCAGGAGACAGACAATGTGACCAGTGCTCACCTGGACCTTGTGCTCGATCGAGGCAATGAGCTCTATGTGGCTACTGTGGCTATGCTGAAAGCAGAAGGACGGTAcgaacatcatcatttggcaacCGATGAAATTCCATCCATTGTGCGTGGCTTTCACAAACAACATGTGTTAATAAAGTACCAGTCAATGTATGGTCTTTTCAATTCCTCTATTGCTGATGTGGCATTTATGATGCTCCGTGACGGACTTCAGTGCCTGGTGTCAGAGGTAAATTGTGCTCTTTTGGTTATGAATTCATTGTTTATTGCAGTTTTCCAAAACCAAGGAAGATATGGCTATTTTGATCCACACGCCAGAGAACGTGATGGGCTCCCTCTGCCCGCCGGTGCACCACATGGTACAGCTGTCATGATGCTTTTTACACGTTTGAACGATCTGATAGATAAGCTCATACAGGTTTTCACTCTGGCTGGGGCCGCTCCCACTACTCAATATGAATTGATGCCGGTAAGTTTTCAACCTATTGACAATCCAAGTGACCGTGAAATGGCGACTGATGGAGAATCGTCTCTTATGAGAACACACAATGATGATGCTATGTTAAGCCAGTCTGCTGCTGAGATGACACAGCGTGTGGTGACGGGTGAGTCCAGACCATGTGCTAGCAAACACTACGAGTCCATTGAGGAGGCGCATGACAACAGTAAGGTGGAAtgtacacaacaaaaacaaacacgagATGTGTTGAAAATTGCGAAATCCAAAAGGAAAACATTTGAAAGACGAACTCAAGCCCATAAGATAATTGATAAAGCTATGGCGAGAGTCACAAAACAAGAAACAAGGCGAATAAACACAAACCTGAAAAAGAAGGAAAGTTACAGCCAAACTCCAGAGATTAGACAACGTAAAAAGTCCTACATAGTGACTCGCTACCAGCAAGACCCTAATTTCCGTGTGAAACAAAAGTCGTTTGCAGTCGACCGCTATTGCAAACATGACACAATTAAGATGAAACAGCGTTCTTATAGCAAACAGAAATATAGTCATGACGATGAATATCGAGCAAAAAAGTGTTATTCTATTAAACAGAAATATAGTTATAATGTTGAGTATCGGACCAGAAAATGCTCATATATCAATCAGAGATATGGTCATGACGATCAATTTCGGAACAAACAACGTTCCTATATCAAGCAGAGATATGGTCATGACGATCAATTTCGGAACAAACAACGTTCCTATATCAAGCAGAGATATAGTCATGACGATCAATTTCGGAACAAACAACGTTCCTATATCAAGCAGAAATATGGTCATGACGATCAATTTCGGAACAAACAACGTTCCTATATCAAGCAGAGATATAGTCATGACGATACATTTCGGAACAAACAACGTTCCTACATCAAGCAAAGATATGGTCATGACGATGAATTTAGGCGTAAACAACGATCTTATATCAAAGAACGTTACGCACTTGATCCTGTATTCAGATCCAAGCAGAAAGAAAACACGAGTTTGGTCTGGAAAGCCAAACATGATTCATCAATGAAGGCAAATGCAAATCGCACTGCATTGAAACTGCTACAAAAATACAGAGTCATCAACAGATTATGTAAAGAGAGAAACGACTGCGCAATCATGAAAGCTGTTGCGCTATTCCAAGTTCAGGTAAAAAATGGACCGACTTTTGTTTGCACAGTTTGCCACAGAGCATTATTTCCCAATCAAGTACGCCAGCTGATCCAATATAAGAAAAACAAGGACGTTGTTGCAAGTTGCCTTACACGAAGGTTTGTTCATGATTGTGATCGTGAATGTAACACATGCTGCAAAGTACCGGATGAGAGAAAAATGGAGTGGATATGTCACACCTGCCATGCACATCTCAAAGATGGTAAAATGCCAGCACTTGCT GGTCAACAACGAGCCATTCGTGGGAATGTTGTGTGTGTACcatctgaagtggaagaaacggtCAATGTCTTGCCCAGACTAAGAAGTAGGTCTCAGGTGTTGCGAGTGAAACTGAAGAGACGACTCTGTTACAAAGGGCATCAGATATTTCAAACTGTCACTTGGTCCAAGCTAATGAGTGCCCTGATaaaactgaaacaaattcatcCGCAGTACAGAAACATAACCATTCGCGACGATGCTGACCTTTGTGACCCGACGCTCGCTGATGACGAGAGCAGCTCTGATGGAGACGAAATGAACGAAAGTGACTACAATGAGGAAGACCTCGAGGCAATCCACACATTTGAGAGGGATGCTCTTTGTGAATTGAACAGTGACTCACAGAATGATCCTTGTGGTAATGTGCAAAACCAACAGAGTGCTGACAATGTGGAAGAAGGTGATGCACCAAACGGTGGGGTTATCCTGGAGTCATGTCTCCAACCAAATGATGTGTCAGAGGAAATTATGAGTTTTACTCAAGGCATTTACTGTGTGGCTCCTGCAGAAAGAAATAACCCTGTAAGCTTTTTCAGGACACCGAAACTTGAGGCCATGGCATTTCCAGTGCAGTTTCCAACTGGAAAAAACACCCTTGATGAAGGGAGACAAGTAAAACTCACACCaagcaaatatttcaaaacacgTCTGTGTTGTGTGGATGAACGTTTTGCTCGTGATACAAACTACTTGTTCTTTGCTCAGTTTGTGACTGAAATTTACCAGGCAACATCAAGCATGAGAATCCAGCTACGCAAAGGTAAACCTTTTACCAGGGATGGTCGAAGGATAAACAATGCTATGCTGCAGGACAAACGTGAAGTTGAAAAACTGGTGCGCAGCAAAGATGCCGTCCGTTTTATGACTCCCCTGAGAGGGACGCCAGCCTATTGGGAAAGAACCACCAAAGATCTCTTTGCAATGATCCGACAGCTGGGTACACCCACATTTTTCTGCACATTTTCTGCTGCCGAAATGCGTTGGGAAGAGGTCATCACTGCCATTAAAGCGCAACAAGGTGAGGTGGTGAATTTTGCTGAACTTGACTGGGCTACCAAGTGTGAGATTCTGCGCAGCAATCCAGTGACGACAATGCGCATGTTTGACAAACGTGTGGAAGCTCTGTTCAGAGATTTGATCCTCTCTCCGGCACAACCGATTGGTGAAGTCGTTGACTACTTCTACAGGTTAGAGTTTCAGCACAGAGGAAGTCCTCACATTCATTGTCTCATATGGGTTAAAGGTGCCCCTGTATTTGAGGAAGCCTCAGAAGGAGCCATCTGTGAATTTGTGTCTCGCTACATCTCGGCTCAGCTGCCGGACCCAGAAAAGGAACCCGAATTGTATAAAAAAGTCACAGAAGttcagatgcacagcaaaagtcACTCCAAAACGTGTGTCAAACACCAAGGTGCAAACTGCAGATTTGGTTTTCCCAAACAACCGTGCGAAACCACAATGATCATCACACCTGTAGCctgtgaaaatcaagatcaacagAAGGAGAAGCAGGTGGTGGCAAATGACAAGCTTGTTCGTGTGCAGCGTTTGCTGAATGAACCTGAAACCTCATCCCTGACTTTGCCACAGCTTTTGGCTAAATGCAAGCTCACTGATGCTGAGTACATGGAATGTTTGTACATGACCGCCTCAAAGAGTTCGGTTGTGCTCAAGCGAGATCCAAAAGACTGCTGGGTGAACAACTACAACCGCCATTTGCTTCTTGCCTGGGATGGCAACTTGGACATCCAGTACATTCTGAATGCCTATTCGTGCATCGCATACATCTGCAGCTACATCAGCAAAGCTGAACACGGTCTGAGTCAATACTTGAAATCTGTTATTGAAAACTCACGCAATGATAATGTCAATGAGAgtgatgaaatgaaacaaatcaTGCAAGCGTActcaaaaaaaagagaagtgagTGCTCAGGAGTGTGTCGCACGTGCGTGCGGCTTGCATATGAAACAGTCCTCCCGCAGTATGATATTTGTACAAACGAGTGACAATGCGCTGAAAATGAGTtatcctctctctctccttgaGGGCAAAACGCAGGAGTCTCATGAAGTGTGGATGACTGGCCTGCCAGACAAATATAAATGCAGACCCCAAACGAAGGACTTTGAAGTGATGTGCTTGGCTGATTTTGCATCAACATGCAGAATTGTTTATGGCAAACAGGTAAAAGGCAAAAATGTTTTGCGTCTGCTGAATGACATGGGGTTTgtccagaaaagaaaagaaaaacctgcAGTCATCAAATATTGCAAATTCTCAGAACAAAAGAATCCAGAGGAATATTATTGCTCCTTGCTCAAGCTGTACCTGCCTCATCGTGCTAATTGCCAGTTAAAATCTGAACGCTGTCCCTCATATCAATTGTTTCATGATCATGCCTGTGTACAGTTACCATATAGTGACTCTGTGGAGCGTGTGTGCGAAATTGTCAAAAGGAACAGAGAAAGGTATGAGAAACACAGTAAAGACATTGACGATGCCATCCAAGAGGTGGAGGAGAGTGGGCTTGTCATAAACGAATGGTGCCACCTGGCTCCTGAGAGTGAGTTGCAAAGACTCGAATGCATTGAGGAAATCAACGCAAGAGATGAACCAAATGACAACGCAGAGGAAAATGTCCCGGACTATAACGTAAGGTCAGAAACAACAGAAATTTCCATTGTGACAGAGGCTGCTGCCATCGATCCCACAGTGTTACGTGACATGTATCGGAACCTGAACCAAAAGCAAGCGGCTGTCTTCTACAAGGTCAGAGATTGGTGCATAAAACGTGTGTGTAACTCAAAGCCAATCGAGCAGTTCTTCTACTACATCAACGGTGGCGCCGGGACCGGCAAATCACATCTGATCAAATGTATCCATGCAGAGGCTACCAAAATACTGAACAGACTACCACGGCTGGCTGAGGAGGCCGACATTTCCAAACAGACGGTTGTTCTCGCAGCCTTCACTGGCACGGCGGCTTTCAACATTTCTGGGACAACTTTGCATTGTCTGCTCAAACTGCCGAGATGTCTCAAACCCCCATACCACGGCCTGGGCAATAAACTGGACGAAGTCAGAGCCGAGCTGTCAATCGCCGAAATACTCATTATCGACGAAATTTCCATGGTGTCCAAAGACCTCTTTGCCTATGTGAATGCCAGGTTGAAACAAATCAAAGGCATCAATTTACCTTTTGGTGGCATGTCTGTTGTTGCTGTTGGAGATTTCTTTCAGCTCCCTCCCGTGAGACAGTCCAAACCTCTATGCGTGTACGATCCCACTCGGCTGGACCACTGGCGTGACAACTTCAAAAAGATCACGCTCACCACCGTCATGAGGCAGAAAGATGATGTTGCCTTTGCTGAACTCCTGAACCGACTCAGGGTCAAAGAAAAGTCTGATGAACTGTCGGAACTGGACAGAGCTCTGCTTGCCACAAGGTACACTTCTCCAGAAATGTGTCCAAGTCATATTCTGCATGTTTTTGCCACCAATAAACAGGTAGATGGCCATAACTCTGCGATGCTGACTCTGCTTCATAAGGACATTGTACAAATTGATGCAGATGACTACAAGAAGGACAAACGAACTGGCAGAATGGCGAGGCAAACTTTCCCTGTGCAAGGCGCTAAGAGCGAGCTCCCGGACTCAATCAAAGTTGCCCTCGGTGCTCGGGTTATGCTCACACGTAATATTGATGTTCAAGCAGGTTTGTGCAACGGGACGTTTGCAAAAATTGTGGAATTGGTCAACTATCCGAACGAAGCCCGTGTCCAGAAACTTGGGTTGGAACTTGATCATGTGAGTAACACAGCGCGTGCCGCTAACCGTGTGTACATTGACAGACAGGAGGAAAAGCTGAAAAAGGCTGGAGTGATGCGTCGACAGTTTCCTATCAAGCTTGCTTTTGCCTGCACGATCCACAAGGTACAAGGCATGACAACATCAGAGGCTGCTGTTTCGCTGAAAGGCGTTTTCGAACATGGTATGGGGTACGTAGCTTTGAGTAGAGTGACTTCGCTCAGTGGTCTGCATATTCTGCATATGGATGAGAGAAGACTTCATGCAAATCCAGAAATCACTGCTGCTCTTGCTGAGATGGCAGAGGATTCTTTGGAGAGCGTAATGCCCCTCCTTAACGTGATGCCGTCGGTAGATCGGGCAAATCACCTGGTTGTCATCCATCATAACACCGAAGGGCTGTCTTGTCATGTGCAGGATATCAGGTGTCACCACGAACTGCATTTTGCTGATGTTTTGTGCTTCACAGAGACACACTTTCAAGGATCTGTGGCTGATGGACGTGCCTGCTTGGAAGGCTTCACAATGTTTCACAGGAACCGAAGAGATTCTTACACAAACTGTCCTGACTTGGCAACAAAACTTGGTGGCGGCGTAGGTATTTGTGTCAAAAGTCACATCGCGGCCCAGGAAAAGAAATACATACAGGGTGTGACCGACATTGAATTTGTTGTGGTGAAACTTGAAGCTCCCCTCAATGTGTTGATTGCTGCCGTTTACCGGCCTCCAGGCAACAGTCTGCGCACATTTCTGCCAAGCCTGGGAAATCTGTTAAGGTATCTTGAAGTAATGGACCATCATCAGATCTTGGTATGTGGAGATTTTAATGAAGATATGCTATCTGCCTCATTCAAGCCCATTCTTGATTTGTTTCGCTCAACAGGTTACACACAACTCATAACCACTGCTACCACTGACAAAAACACATTGCTTGACCTAATTTTTGTCTCTCGACCTCAGTGTGCTCTTCATTCAGGTGTCTTGCAAACGTACTACAGCTATCACAATCCTGTTTTCTGTGTTTTGACCACTGAAAGGTAA
- the LOC137839803 gene encoding uncharacterized protein isoform X13: MPRKSKKAQALKVSWQKRKNNTDSGSAGKPTAAKELMAIEPENSMEVMMSTSHDPVTCVLASYSQDHPKYTDSRNSQCAANSVTFLAFLQETDNVTSAHLDLVLDRGNELYVATVAMLKAEGRYEHHHLATDEIPSIVRGFHKQHVLIKYQSMYGLFNSSIADVAFMMLRDGLQCLVSEVNCALLVMNSLFIAVFQNQGRYGYFDPHARERDGLPLPAGAPHGTAVMMLFTRLNDLIDKLIQVFTLAGAAPTTQYELMPVSFQPIDNPSDREMATDGESSLMRTHNDDAMLSQSAAEMTQRVVTGESRPCASKHYESIEEAHDNSKVECTQQKQTRDVLKIAKSKRKTFERRTQAHKIIDKAMARVTKQETRRINTNLKKKESYSQTPEIRQRKKSYIVTRYQQDPNFRVKQKSFAVDRYCKHDTIKMKQRSYSKQKYSHDDEYRAKKCYSIKQKYSYNVEYRTRKCSYINQRYGHDDQFRNKQRSYIKQRYGHDDQFRNKQRSYIKQRYSHDDQFRNKQRSYIKQKYGHDDQFRNKQRSYIKQRYSHDDTFRNKQRSYIKQRYGHDDEFRRKQRSYIKERYALDPVFRSKQKENTSLVWKAKHDSSMKANANRTALKLLQKYRVINRLCKERNDCAIMKAVALFQVQVKNGPTFVCTVCHRALFPNQVRQLIQYKKNKDVVASCLTRRFVHDCDRECNTCCKVPDERKMEWICHTCHAHLKDGKMPALALPPVRQSKPLCVYDPTRLDHWRDNFKKITLTTVMRQKDDVAFAELLNRLRVKEKSDELSELDRALLATRYTSPEMCPSHILHVFATNKQVDGHNSAMLTLLHKDIVQIDADDYKKDKRTGRMARQTFPVQGAKSELPDSIKVALGARVMLTRNIDVQAGLCNGTFAKIVELVNYPNEARVQKLGLELDHVSNTARAANRVYIDRQEEKLKKAGVMRRQFPIKLAFACTIHKVQGMTTSEAAVSLKGVFEHGMGYVALSRVTSLSGLHILHMDERRLHANPEITAALAEMAEDSLESVMPLLNVMPSVDRANHLVVIHHNTEGLSCHVQDIRCHHELHFADVLCFTETHFQGSVADGRACLEGFTMFHRNRRDSYTNCPDLATKLGGGVGICVKSHIAAQEKKYIQGVTDIEFVVVKLEAPLNVLIAAVYRPPGNSLRTFLPSLGNLLRYLEVMDHHQILVCGDFNEDMLSASFKPILDLFRSTGYTQLITTATTDKNTLLDLIFVSRPQCALHSGVLQTYYSYHNPVFCVLTTER; encoded by the exons ATGCCACGCAAAAGCAAGaaggcgcaagctctcaaagtaAGCTGGCAAAAGCGTAAAAACAACACAGACTCTGGAAGTGCAGGTAAACCAACAGCCGCCAAAGAATTGATGGCCATTGAACCTGAAAACTCTATGGAGGTAATGATGTCTACATCTCATGATCCTGTAACATGTGTTTTGGCATCCTACAGTCAAGATCATCCAAAGTATACTGATTCCAGAAACAGTCAGTGTGCTGCAAACTCTGTTACATTTCTAGCTTTCCTGCAGGAGACAGACAATGTGACCAGTGCTCACCTGGACCTTGTGCTCGATCGAGGCAATGAGCTCTATGTGGCTACTGTGGCTATGCTGAAAGCAGAAGGACGGTAcgaacatcatcatttggcaacCGATGAAATTCCATCCATTGTGCGTGGCTTTCACAAACAACATGTGTTAATAAAGTACCAGTCAATGTATGGTCTTTTCAATTCCTCTATTGCTGATGTGGCATTTATGATGCTCCGTGACGGACTTCAGTGCCTGGTGTCAGAGGTAAATTGTGCTCTTTTGGTTATGAATTCATTGTTTATTGCAGTTTTCCAAAACCAAGGAAGATATGGCTATTTTGATCCACACGCCAGAGAACGTGATGGGCTCCCTCTGCCCGCCGGTGCACCACATGGTACAGCTGTCATGATGCTTTTTACACGTTTGAACGATCTGATAGATAAGCTCATACAGGTTTTCACTCTGGCTGGGGCCGCTCCCACTACTCAATATGAATTGATGCCGGTAAGTTTTCAACCTATTGACAATCCAAGTGACCGTGAAATGGCGACTGATGGAGAATCGTCTCTTATGAGAACACACAATGATGATGCTATGTTAAGCCAGTCTGCTGCTGAGATGACACAGCGTGTGGTGACGGGTGAGTCCAGACCATGTGCTAGCAAACACTACGAGTCCATTGAGGAGGCGCATGACAACAGTAAGGTGGAAtgtacacaacaaaaacaaacacgagATGTGTTGAAAATTGCGAAATCCAAAAGGAAAACATTTGAAAGACGAACTCAAGCCCATAAGATAATTGATAAAGCTATGGCGAGAGTCACAAAACAAGAAACAAGGCGAATAAACACAAACCTGAAAAAGAAGGAAAGTTACAGCCAAACTCCAGAGATTAGACAACGTAAAAAGTCCTACATAGTGACTCGCTACCAGCAAGACCCTAATTTCCGTGTGAAACAAAAGTCGTTTGCAGTCGACCGCTATTGCAAACATGACACAATTAAGATGAAACAGCGTTCTTATAGCAAACAGAAATATAGTCATGACGATGAATATCGAGCAAAAAAGTGTTATTCTATTAAACAGAAATATAGTTATAATGTTGAGTATCGGACCAGAAAATGCTCATATATCAATCAGAGATATGGTCATGACGATCAATTTCGGAACAAACAACGTTCCTATATCAAGCAGAGATATGGTCATGACGATCAATTTCGGAACAAACAACGTTCCTATATCAAGCAGAGATATAGTCATGACGATCAATTTCGGAACAAACAACGTTCCTATATCAAGCAGAAATATGGTCATGACGATCAATTTCGGAACAAACAACGTTCCTATATCAAGCAGAGATATAGTCATGACGATACATTTCGGAACAAACAACGTTCCTACATCAAGCAAAGATATGGTCATGACGATGAATTTAGGCGTAAACAACGATCTTATATCAAAGAACGTTACGCACTTGATCCTGTATTCAGATCCAAGCAGAAAGAAAACACGAGTTTGGTCTGGAAAGCCAAACATGATTCATCAATGAAGGCAAATGCAAATCGCACTGCATTGAAACTGCTACAAAAATACAGAGTCATCAACAGATTATGTAAAGAGAGAAACGACTGCGCAATCATGAAAGCTGTTGCGCTATTCCAAGTTCAGGTAAAAAATGGACCGACTTTTGTTTGCACAGTTTGCCACAGAGCATTATTTCCCAATCAAGTACGCCAGCTGATCCAATATAAGAAAAACAAGGACGTTGTTGCAAGTTGCCTTACACGAAGGTTTGTTCATGATTGTGATCGTGAATGTAACACATGCTGCAAAGTACCGGATGAGAGAAAAATGGAGTGGATATGTCACACCTGCCATGCACATCTCAAAGATGGTAAAATGCCAGCACTTGCT CTCCCTCCCGTGAGACAGTCCAAACCTCTATGCGTGTACGATCCCACTCGGCTGGACCACTGGCGTGACAACTTCAAAAAGATCACGCTCACCACCGTCATGAGGCAGAAAGATGATGTTGCCTTTGCTGAACTCCTGAACCGACTCAGGGTCAAAGAAAAGTCTGATGAACTGTCGGAACTGGACAGAGCTCTGCTTGCCACAAGGTACACTTCTCCAGAAATGTGTCCAAGTCATATTCTGCATGTTTTTGCCACCAATAAACAGGTAGATGGCCATAACTCTGCGATGCTGACTCTGCTTCATAAGGACATTGTACAAATTGATGCAGATGACTACAAGAAGGACAAACGAACTGGCAGAATGGCGAGGCAAACTTTCCCTGTGCAAGGCGCTAAGAGCGAGCTCCCGGACTCAATCAAAGTTGCCCTCGGTGCTCGGGTTATGCTCACACGTAATATTGATGTTCAAGCAGGTTTGTGCAACGGGACGTTTGCAAAAATTGTGGAATTGGTCAACTATCCGAACGAAGCCCGTGTCCAGAAACTTGGGTTGGAACTTGATCATGTGAGTAACACAGCGCGTGCCGCTAACCGTGTGTACATTGACAGACAGGAGGAAAAGCTGAAAAAGGCTGGAGTGATGCGTCGACAGTTTCCTATCAAGCTTGCTTTTGCCTGCACGATCCACAAGGTACAAGGCATGACAACATCAGAGGCTGCTGTTTCGCTGAAAGGCGTTTTCGAACATGGTATGGGGTACGTAGCTTTGAGTAGAGTGACTTCGCTCAGTGGTCTGCATATTCTGCATATGGATGAGAGAAGACTTCATGCAAATCCAGAAATCACTGCTGCTCTTGCTGAGATGGCAGAGGATTCTTTGGAGAGCGTAATGCCCCTCCTTAACGTGATGCCGTCGGTAGATCGGGCAAATCACCTGGTTGTCATCCATCATAACACCGAAGGGCTGTCTTGTCATGTGCAGGATATCAGGTGTCACCACGAACTGCATTTTGCTGATGTTTTGTGCTTCACAGAGACACACTTTCAAGGATCTGTGGCTGATGGACGTGCCTGCTTGGAAGGCTTCACAATGTTTCACAGGAACCGAAGAGATTCTTACACAAACTGTCCTGACTTGGCAACAAAACTTGGTGGCGGCGTAGGTATTTGTGTCAAAAGTCACATCGCGGCCCAGGAAAAGAAATACATACAGGGTGTGACCGACATTGAATTTGTTGTGGTGAAACTTGAAGCTCCCCTCAATGTGTTGATTGCTGCCGTTTACCGGCCTCCAGGCAACAGTCTGCGCACATTTCTGCCAAGCCTGGGAAATCTGTTAAGGTATCTTGAAGTAATGGACCATCATCAGATCTTGGTATGTGGAGATTTTAATGAAGATATGCTATCTGCCTCATTCAAGCCCATTCTTGATTTGTTTCGCTCAACAGGTTACACACAACTCATAACCACTGCTACCACTGACAAAAACACATTGCTTGACCTAATTTTTGTCTCTCGACCTCAGTGTGCTCTTCATTCAGGTGTCTTGCAAACGTACTACAGCTATCACAATCCTGTTTTCTGTGTTTTGACCACTGAAAGGTAA